The Scatophagus argus isolate fScaArg1 chromosome 12, fScaArg1.pri, whole genome shotgun sequence genome includes the window TCAGATGTTATGAACTGACATATCAAAGTTTCATGTGAGTTCACCTTTCAGTGTCTTGTTAAACTCCTTGACTGCTGTCTGTACGTGACCAAGTTCACCAAGCTGAGGGATTTCCAGCTGTTGGAGACGGCTCTGTTCTTCCTCATGTCGTGGAGCACATTCCTGCTGGCTGAGGCCTGTGGCTtcacaggtaacacacacacacagtaaacctACAGGAGTAAGCAACCTTTGAACttcatgttctgtgttttctgatggcCTGACTCCTCTGTGCCCCCATCGCCCCTGCTGTGTTGCAGGTGTGGTTGCAGTGCTGTTCTGTGGAATCACTCAGGCCCACTACACATTCAACAACCTGTCTGCTGACTCCCAGGACAGGACCAAACAGGTCAGACCTGGACTACAACCACACGACTGCTCAGtctgttctttttcagtgtGCTTTATTTTGACTGTCGAACAGCAAAACcaagaaatgtttaaaaagtgaaattgtCACACAGCTACTAAAGGTGTGTGTCAGTTTACAAGCTATGAAACGCAGCAGTGTAATGAGTTAATGCACAGTTGGTTGATATTTGTTGTTTGATATTGTGGTTCAGCAACGCATTGAGACACTTCAACCAATCAAGAAGGGATGCAATAAATCTGTGAAATTACTTCAGTTCTGCTCTGTTAAACTCCTTCTGTACATCTCTgtccttctcacacacacacacaaagtagcAGGAACAAAGTAGGTTTGAATTAGGTGTTAAAACTAGATTTTATTGgtgaaaaatatctgaatgGTAATACATAGGAACTatcaaaatgcaaaagattAATACAACAAAATCCCTGCATTTATTCAGGCGCTGAAATTGAATTTGTTAAAATTCGATTACCGACAAAGCCCTTCGTTTAGCTGTTGAATGtctttgtaaatgtaattttcttctcttttactgtgaaactCTACACTCACCGAGGTGTTAAACATTTGAtcttgcttcttttgttttgcagctctTTGAACTGTTAAATTTCCTGGCAGAGAACTTCATTTTCTCCTATATGGGTCTGACCCTGTTCACCTTCCAGAACCACGTCTTTAATCCCATGTTCATCGTTGGAGCTTTTGTATCTTTTGTATGTGAAACTACCAGGTGCACACAAGCCTGCTGTTTGATGACAACAGTGGCTGTTTTCACACAGGTGTTAGTCTCACCATCAGAATAAGGAAGTGCTGCTTATTTCAGGGATTTTCAGCAGTAAAATTCTGCCTAAATTTCCACGGTATTATAACCAGCAACCAAAAAGTAAACAGTACTTTATTTGAAGGGGCAGCAAACAAGCTTGGAACAGAGTAAGACGACTTTATTAGTTCTCTGTTTCGTTGTTGTTTCCTTAGCTGTGTTCCCTCTCAGGTGGCCGTGTTCCTGGGTAGAGCCGCCAACATCTACCCTCTCTCATTCCTTCTTAATCTGGGGCGACGTTATAAGATCAGATCCAACTTCCAGCACATGATGATGTTTGCAGGTTAGTGGTGCAaatatgtacactatatagacaaaagtattagggcacctgactattacaccaacagggacattaatgaattttaaatacagctttccacaagattttctttcacatcaaaatcatccaaccatgtctttatggactttgctttgtgcactggggcacagtcatgctggaataggaaagggccttccccaaactgtagccacaaagttggaagcatagcattgtccaaaatgtcttggtatgctgaaattcccttcattggaagtaaggggccaagcccaaacTCTAaagaacagccccataaagaggtgtatcTATTCTTTTCTCTATGTAGTGTATATCATGAGCACCGTCAAAACCTTTGAGTTCAAGATAAGACTTTGTTGGAAACTTAGGCCTTTTGGCCTCTGCACAGATTAAAATACAGGCTTGTAAACAGAGATAACCTGATTTGTCTCATGCAGGACTGCGGGGAGCGATGACCTTTGCCCTGTCCATCAGGGACACAGCGACGTACGCCCGTCAGATGATGTTTTCCACCACTCTGCTTGTCGTTTTCTTCACTGTTTGGATTTGTGGAGGGGGCACCACCCAGATGCTGTCATGCCAACGCATCCGGTACTCCTCTCCTTCACCCGTAAAGATCCATCTCAGGATCAAACCATATTTGGCTTTGTTTTAATACAAACAAGTGTATTTCAAATATTGTCAAAGAAATTGGCTTTTCTCTGATTGTCCAGATTTTATGTCTCCCAAGTTTTACTCATCTGTTCCTCCAACCAGGACTCCCTAAAAACTTGGTATTTCATCCTACACCTGATGTACTTTCTGGCTCACATTGGGTCATCTTGTCAGTTTTTGAGTAAACTAGCAAAGCTTTTCCCCAAGAATAATCTGTACAAGACTTCATGCCTAATTCTAACTTCAAACAGAGATGATTTTATACTTTTTTGTGattgtggctgtttgtgttcCACTTTTAATCCAAACCTTGAGGTTTCATTTCCTAAACCGAAGCAAACTgtgactgaaaactgaaactgttggGGGAAGcccttaaaaataataaattcacaGAGTCTCAAGATAAAAAGTAAATGAAGTGGGACACAAATGCTGatctcctgggtgaaagtccaTTTATCCAACACgatcagttcagttttattccCTCTTTATATAGCATGTCATCTGACTTCTGAAGGTAACTGCCAAAACGAGCTTACGAGACAGAACATCACTTTTTATGTACTTAGGTGTGAAACCAAGTTTGCAAATTGCAGGAGAAAAATGTGCACTCAGAGCAAAAACGTGAAATGTGCACCGCTGTATCCTGCAAAACCACACCCAACCGGCTGAAATACCAAGTTTCACTTGCAGGGATTCACTCCTTTGCACAGGTTACAACATTCAGCATTCTGTCCGTGCTGATGAATGCTTCAGGCTGTTTATATGCAGTGCGGCCACCTTTTAGATGGAGCCTTGCTGCTCAGGTGCTTGCTAAAATGGGGGGAAACTCATAACACAACTGCAGCTGATTTGcgtgtggttttctttttcctttcacagAGTGGGAGTGGATTCTGACCAAGATAACTCTGTAAGTGTGGATATTGTAAAATACTTACTATGATACTATTATTACTGTAATGTGGTATACACCGACTGTCAGGCCTAAACCAATTTTTCTGTGTTGGTTCAGATGAGCATTGCTGAAGGCTCAGAGAGAAGAAGCACCAAACAGGAAAGCGCCTGGCTTTTCAGAATTTGGTACAACTTCGACCACAAGTATCCTTTGGCAACAAATGATAAGTTTTGTCACAACCGTTACAAGATCTCGACACACTCTGAAGAGTGCTGCACCTCTGACACGGAAActtaaagtaaattaaagtgCATACAGTGACATGAACAGCAGAAATGATCATAGATTCACAAAATTaaccattaaatatttaaataaacaagagTTCAAAACCTGTGTTAAGTCACGGGTTAATATTAAAGTCTGCCAATATAAAAAGGCAAAATCTGTATAAGGTGTTTAAAGAACAGTTGGAGGCTATGAGACGACGTCAACCACGTGTCAGCTGAGCAGTGACTGCTGTACTTGACAaaggcagacagcagagggagCACCATGTGTAGGCTTGAAGACAAATGATCCCTTTTATTGGCTGTGCTGTATGATGGCCATTAAGCTCAATGCAAGTTAATTAACATACttgaattgttttcattttgacttgaacaacagcaacaacaacaaaaaaaagccaaactTCTTGTATTTGTTAATAACTCTTTACATTAATCTTTACGtaaaatcacacactctctctcactgcctTTGCTTCTTTTCTGGTATTATGTCCTCGACTCGAGCCCCCTCTTTTCCAGCTACCTGAAGCCCATCCTGACTCACAGTGGCCCCCCTCTCACCACCACGCTGCCTCCCTGCTGCGGCCCCCTCGCCCGCTTCCTCACCAGCCCACAGGCATATGAGGTCAGATGCTGCTTCATGAGGGAGCTATTTCTGGCTGAACTGTGTTTATTAACTTTTATCCCACATTAATGGATagaagggaggggaaaaagtgATTCTGTCGAGTCACGAAGCACAGAGGTTTAGTTTGAAAGttaaggttttgttttgctggtgCAGATGAGGAAATAATAAGAAGCACTAATCAGAGTTACAACCTTTTATTGGTAaaatttctttaatattttcaaagtATTAAAGTCACTTCCTGTGCTTCATTTTGGTTATTCGTCTTTCCTCTCACCAGAATGAGTGCCAGCTGAAGGACGACGACTCAGACCTCATCCTGACAGACGGCGATATCAGCCTGACCTACGGCGACATCACAGTCAGTACAGACGGCACGGGTGCCCACACAAGCGGCGGTCTGGCTTTCGCAGGCGCCACCACCTCCGATGACTTGGACAGAGAGTTGGCGTACGGGGATCATGAACTGGTGATGAGGGGCACGCGCTTGGTGCTGCCCATGGATGACTCCGAGCCGCCGTTTACAGACCCCCACCACCATCGCTTGCAAATGTGAAGGTGTTCTTTCAGCGCAGAACCAGACCGTCCCACTCGAACTGACCCGAGCCATCGAGCAAACCACTAGTACCTGacactctgtctttctgtgtctttttttctttgcacattttctcattCCGCGTGTTGTCCTTGCCCACACTTGCTTTGTCCCCTCGTGGCAAATCACTGTCTCTACCTCATCCTGGTTCTCCTCCTTTCTACACCTTCCTGGCATCTGCCATAAGTGTAATATAGTCTTATTTATTTGCagggtttgtttggttttttttttggtactgAGTTGAAAGTCAGTTTGCCTAAGTTCAGCTTAAAGTTGCGTGTCAGCCACCTTACTGTAGCATTGCACAGAGGTCCAGCAGCATGTGTTAGTGTGTAAATGCAAGTACCAACCACTAGCTAATCTGTCgatgtacagtatatcacaAGAGTTCTATAACTTCGATATGCATGCTGAGGACGCTTGTTGTTTTCTTCGTGTGGGAGGTTGAGGGCTTCTCTGTTTTGGGTCTGACTTTGAATGTTGCTGCCTTCTCTCTGTGCGTCAGAGGCATGCTGACCCAGCGGACAACTTTACTGTAAAATTTGTTACAATCAAGTGCCTGCGAATTGTAGTTTTAAACTCGACAGCCCACACTGGATCGGCTCTGGGAGGCAGAGCCGGTTCAAGGCGGGCTGTCACGCAGCTGTAGTTTtcctttgtaaaaaaaaaaaaaaaaagaaaaaaaaaaagaaagaaagaaacacctaaaaataaataaatacataaataaaaaatctaaaCATACACCTCTGTCCATAAGGTAGCAATATACTCAGTGGGTGTTTGGGCTGTCAGTTTGTGCTATTCGCCTGTAAataatgtgtgtcagtgtgatgcCACCGATGCAGTGTAACCTGGCAGTGAAAGTTGTGGATCTCTTCCAATGACCTTTGACTGTGACATGGAGAGGGGCTTTACACCTTATTTTAGAAGTTGATGTCGCTCACAGCACAACGAAGGGCTGTTGTTCTGACAACGAGATCCTAGTGCGTTTTAACAGAGAAAGCTTAGTGCCATTTCTGTCCTGCATTTTGACACTTTGTGAAAACTGAATGCAGACGACCTTAAAGTGTTTTGTATTCTTTTTGCAGCAGAGCTTAAGGACTTTAAGCTGAGTCATGTTTGTCATATACAGTTAGCTTtgtgaatacattttctgttacaGTCGTGCGTTCATGTTCAGACCTTTGCTCACATTTTAGCACTGAAAgaacctgaaaaacacaagacGAATCAGAGGATCGATTGTCTCTTTATCTGATTTTATTAGGGCTGCAACAAATGATTGTATTCATTAttgattatcattatttttgtaTAATTAAATGATCATTTTGTCTACAGAGTGTCTGAcgacagtaaaaaaaaaaaaaagccctttaCAGATTACAATTTCCCAGATCTTTGTCGACTTAAATATCTAGTTTTGTTCCTTCAAAAGTTGagaacccaaagatattcactTTATAAAAATCTAACAAATATTTACTTTGGGGGAAGCCAGACTCGGTGaatttttgcttcatttttgcTTCAACAGTGACTTAATCGATTAACAAAATTGTTGCCGATAAATTTTTTTGTTGATCAGCTAAGCGATTAATCAGCTAATTGTTGCAGCCCTGTATTTTATACAGAGACTCAGAATGCCCACCTGTTGATTATTCTGATCAGTTTATTCCTGATATGAGCAGATATTTATGTTGGTACTGTGGCAGTTCATCCTTATGAGAGCTGCGGGAAATGAAGAACAATGGTTGTTTATATGCTGGCTGTGTTTTTTCGGGATGGGGATTCCTGTGGGTTGAATTGTGATTGAGCAGCATTAAAACAGCATTACTTAAGGTGCATGAAGTCATAGAAACGCACTATTAGAAGGGTACTCATGAACTGAGCGTGTTAACGTTTAACTTTGTGGTCTCATTGCGGGGTGGGAGGAAGGGTTAGTTCTCCTAGCAGCTGTTGATGCAGgctgaacaggaagtgttgaCGGGGCGTCACCGTAGAAACGCTGTGTTGATATGGACGAAAGCCAGAAAAACATGAACGCATGAACTTGGTGACTAAGTTGCACACAATCTTGCCGGTTCATCATCTCGGTGAACCGAAGACAAAAGACAATGGGGTGTATGCAAAATGGATGCGAGAGGATGATGTTGGTGTTAAAGAAAAGAGTGACAGAAATGGAggatgaaagacaaagaaatgtagACGGAGGGATggttagtgtttgtgtgttggggaTGTTACAGAGGCGGAAGGAAGAGCAGGCTCTTTATGTATCGCTTTTCCTACCACAGTTATCTTCTGCTGTGCAGgaacttttctttgttttttttttttgtttgttttttttaatcaggcaCGCCTCTTGACATCACATCGTCCAGgaaatgattcatttttttccaccatTTTTATACTTAAactcatttgttgttgttgttggatttAATTTTGTAGAAGGGAAACggtaacataaaaaaaaaaatatatatatatatttgcactCATCCATCCAGAATGTTTTAGCGTTTTGTTATGATGTTGGTGTTATCTAACAGCTGCTTTTATAGTATTTACTTTCTGTGTTTCGGAAGGTTGTGGGAAAATGCCAGATGAATGTCAAACTCATGTCAGTTTCATGACTAGGAGTTAAGTTGGCTCTTTGGCATAACTTTGTCAACGATGAAATCTACATTTTTGGCGGCGGTTGAGATGGTCCAAAGTCCTTCCATCGTCTTCATCTGTTCCATCTTTTCATTCTGCCATTCAGGTACTATGGTGTATGTTTGCAACAGATTACTCTCTGAAAGCTGTAAGCAGGACTTCTGCAGAGCATCAATCATTCATCTTCCACTCATGgtgggggaaaaacaaaaaacaacaaaaaaacagacaagcagaATTGTGTGCCACTGTTCCTCAACTGAGACATGAAATAATGTGAAATCTGCGAAAAGCTGATATAGGTTTTGGTGTTTGCCTACTGCTCTGCCAGTatgtgttctttctctctctctgtcctctgaatGGTGACTCGCGATGGGCTTTGATCAAATGAAATCTTCGTCTGAAGTAGCTGACCAAAGAGGcctgctgtgctttgtgttttcagacagtCCACTCTATAACTCTCTTTGTACTgcaaattctgtgtgtgtgtgtgtgtgtgtgtgtgtgtgtgtgtgtgtgtgagagagagagagggagacttgGACTCTCTCTGTGTTGCAGGTACTGACTGTTTACATCTGTGTAAATATActctcatttgttcatttgcgTGCAGCGGTCAATAAACAGAAGCCTGTGCTTTTGATTAAAGCCCTCGCTGTAATGGCCTCCTCGTTTATCTCGTATCCTCTTTTTTATGTTGGGTGTCTGGGCTGCGTGAGGATGTATCCGCGGAGCTCCTCAGATCATCCCATCCCACAAAAGGTATGAAAGAAGATTAGTGGCAGAAGTGATTTTATTTGAGTTACATAAAGGGAGAGGATTTTCTCATACTTAGAACAGGTTTCTAATCTTCCTAACCCTTGAAATATGGCAGTTAGCACGAGCTTATATGCTGTTAAAGATTTGTAATTATTCTGGTGGGATAAAGTCAACTTTAGACTGAGGCTGGATGATCCTGAGGGGATGTGCAGTGGTTCCCAACATGGTGGTGAAGGCTCCACCAAAGGGTCAAATTATAAAGAATCTggactgggggaaaaaaaaaggtttttctgTTGTGATGTTAACTTTTCAgactttataaaataaattgatcTGTAAAACACTTCTTGGTTGAAGTGGTCACAACTTGCTGACATGTGAAAGCTGTTGTGACGATTCACAGGgagaaacattcattcattttacaaaCATAAAAGGTTTGGAATCACTACTTTAGTGTGGTAAAACTGGGGTTAAAATTCTCCGCGTTTGGGTAATTTGTCTCCCGATACAGTCAGTCAACAGTCTCGATCTGTGAATTATAATAAGTATGCATAGATTATTTGTTTCAGGTTAACTCTGGGACCCTGGATCTACCAAACCATCTCCAGTGGGTGATGTATGAGCTAAATAACCACTTCACATGCTGTATTTattgaatgaattttaaaaactaaTCCCAATATAAGGTATGCACCTTGCTCTTTCTTGTATCTAATATTTAcatagcccccccccccccccccccattttgATGAAACACTCACCCGACTTACAAATTACTGTGACCTGGTCCACTATTTCTTTGTATAAAGAGTGGGGCAGAGCGGTGTTAATAAGAACCGCACCCTGCACCGCCAATACTGATGGCATTTAATTCTTCCAAGCGCAATTTGTGCCAGACATCACGTAAGACGTTCCTAATATGGGCACAACTCCCTCCAGTGTGCTCAAGAATGTCCGTATAGTAGAGTTACAGTCCAGGGAGGAAATGGTAGTATTAAAGAGCCACTTAGCTTCAGCTCGCGTCTCTAACTGAACAGTCTGATTTCCACTGCCTGTGCaaagatgttgatgttgttcagcacaacatatttttcaaagatTATTCCACCAGATGCTAAGAGTTACCGTTGGTGAAGTTAAACCggtttcaaataaaacaaaaggttATTTGGCTTATTATAAGAAAAATTGGGCTCTTTTGTGCTGTCGACTTCCTGTGTCATTTTAATCCATCCAGTGAACAATGGatttataataattaaaaaaaaatgcaaaggtACCAAACATCTCCGGCTAGATGTTCGTGACGTACAGACCTGCACAGGTGGAACACATGGCTCTCATACATGCTGATCTGTTGCGCAGTACAGTGCATACAGCTATGGGAGCTTCTTTATAAGTAGATATGTGCAGATAAACACGGTTaggaagaagaatgtgtgaatatttattGCATGTTGGTGCAGGAAAATGGAGCTGCATAAGAAGCCATATTTTGGCCTGATGTTAGAGtaacaaagacaacaaacatgGCTTGGTAACCTTAAAAATCCCCCCCCTTCACACTCGAGCCCTGACTTCGCAAACGCAGGTATCCTCACTCACTTACACCTTTTGTTATCTGAAGGACGCGCGTTGGCTGGAGCTCAATCCATGATAGGAATAACTGTTTAGTCTCAGTGACAGCTGGTGTAAAAGCTGACATCTGTGTTATGTAACAGGGACACCTTTTGAGCATTTCATCATCCATTTGTGATTGTAATGGATTAACTTTGAGGGTTAAGTTTACaggctgcatgtgttttctttgggtCAAGAAATGAGTCATCTTGATGTTATTCGTCTATTTATTACCAAAGAAGGAGATGAGTGAGGTTGATACAGAAGTGGGACAACGGTGTGTCAACTTGGGCAGTGCGTGCATCTTTTTAGAAGCAACAGAGCCGTTCAAATGTAGTGAGGATCATTAAAAGCATGATTGATGAGGGGGGGGCTCCCTGCACAGCACACCTGCCTCGAACACAAAAACGTGTTATTAAGTCAGGATGCGCGTTGATGCACAAAAGTCATGAGTTAATTTCCTTCTTGATGCCGTTTGCTTGGAGTGCAGCGCCAATGTGAATTTTACTGAGAGAGCTTGAAAATTCCTGGTTGAGGTCATTGTTTATGCGAGCTTACAGACGTTTGGCACACGTCCTGCAGTTTTTCTCCCCCCCACCTTCTCTCAGCTCCGTCTGTCTTTTAAAGCTGAGTTCAGAAACCACCTCTCGGCCAAACCCACCGGACACACCGCTGGCGTCCAGTGAAAGACGCTCTTCTGTTCACTTCGGAGAGGTGAGTCTAAAACCACAGCTCAGGTTACCGGGCAGCCGCACAGCTCTCACCTCAGCTGGTGTTGGGCCAGTAGCGCGACGGAGGAAGTTTATCCCAGTGCGGTTGTTTTAGCCACTGAAGTGTAGTGAAGTCCCAAAGCATGAAAGTTTTCGACACAATCGGGCTCAGTTTTAATCCTCAGTCTCACAGGAGGTCCTAACTGAAAGATAATGAAATGTGCAGCAAattctttttttactttaagcttttattttgatagtttTTGGCACGAGGCTGATGCGCTGCGCAACAGGTGATGCGCTTTGCGT containing:
- the slc9a6a gene encoding sodium/hydrogen exchanger 6a isoform X2, translating into MVYTTQNMDHRRSRRELSQKIRKKIIDKHVKGLLVGVVLRYGIHVPRDISNVTLSCPVNASPATLLINVSGKFYEYTLKGEISASEVDDVQDNEMLRKVTFDPEVFFNILLPPIIFHAGYSLKRRHFFRNMGSILAFAFVGTVISCFVIGLLMYGCVMLMKQVGQLAGDFFFTDCLFFGAIVSATDPVTVLAIFNELHVDADLYALLFGESVLNDAVAVVLSSSIVAYQPQGDNSHTFEVMAMLKSFGIFLGVFSGSFALGVATGVVTALVTKFTKLRDFQLLETALFFLMSWSTFLLAEACGFTGVVAVLFCGITQAHYTFNNLSADSQDRTKQLFELLNFLAENFIFSYMGLTLFTFQNHVFNPMFIVGAFVAVFLGRAANIYPLSFLLNLGRRYKIRSNFQHMMMFAGLRGAMTFALSIRDTATYARQMMFSTTLLVVFFTVWICGGGTTQMLSCQRIRVGVDSDQDNSMSIAEGSERRSTKQESAWLFRIWYNFDHNYLKPILTHSGPPLTTTLPPCCGPLARFLTSPQAYENECQLKDDDSDLILTDGDISLTYGDITVSTDGTGAHTSGGLAFAGATTSDDLDRELAYGDHELVMRGTRLVLPMDDSEPPFTDPHHHRLQM
- the slc9a6a gene encoding sodium/hydrogen exchanger 6a isoform X1 — its product is MVLKVTVNSAWRATRTLWLLVLVSLSVCICVGRASSPQEYSAMENIVTEKKAEESHRQDSADLLIFILLLTLTILTIWLFKHRRFRFLHETGLAMIYGLLVGVVLRYGIHVPRDISNVTLSCPVNASPATLLINVSGKFYEYTLKGEISASEVDDVQDNEMLRKVTFDPEVFFNILLPPIIFHAGYSLKRRHFFRNMGSILAFAFVGTVISCFVIGLLMYGCVMLMKQVGQLAGDFFFTDCLFFGAIVSATDPVTVLAIFNELHVDADLYALLFGESVLNDAVAVVLSSSIVAYQPQGDNSHTFEVMAMLKSFGIFLGVFSGSFALGVATGVVTALVTKFTKLRDFQLLETALFFLMSWSTFLLAEACGFTGVVAVLFCGITQAHYTFNNLSADSQDRTKQLFELLNFLAENFIFSYMGLTLFTFQNHVFNPMFIVGAFVAVFLGRAANIYPLSFLLNLGRRYKIRSNFQHMMMFAGLRGAMTFALSIRDTATYARQMMFSTTLLVVFFTVWICGGGTTQMLSCQRIRVGVDSDQDNSMSIAEGSERRSTKQESAWLFRIWYNFDHNYLKPILTHSGPPLTTTLPPCCGPLARFLTSPQAYENECQLKDDDSDLILTDGDISLTYGDITVSTDGTGAHTSGGLAFAGATTSDDLDRELAYGDHELVMRGTRLVLPMDDSEPPFTDPHHHRLQM